In Variovorax paradoxus, a single genomic region encodes these proteins:
- a CDS encoding Ig-like domain-containing protein, whose amino-acid sequence MILLHVVVKRSGEGTRVSANEVSLKEASIVRVDLPKQQVKGMRRVGTDLVITAVSGEIVTVRGFFSPFDGNKSDLVLDEGQGGSWFAGLSQEHGELAVSYSEIDSIEPLMMPKASDFGVWPWLLGGGLLAGAGGGGGGGGGGGGGSPLPFLAPPQASPTPIDRTQPAKPSINPTNGGLISGMAEPGTLVTVISGTGTPIGSATAAPSGTYAIRPTTPVPDSTVLRVVSTNPAGGTSSEAVTTVDNKAPLAPSVDPTNGSPIAGTAEAGALITIRDGAGNVIGSATAATNGTYSVTPVSIPADGTVLRVVATDAAGNVSQAATTTVDSKPPVAPIVNPTSGSAISGMAEAGALVTIKDSNGNIIGSTTAASNGSYGVVLATVPADGRELRVVAIDRAGNASPETRITVDSKPPLAPTVDPTNGSSITGTAEADAVVTIKDGAGNVIGSATAGSNGAYRITPATKLVDGADLRIAATDRAGNASPEGRVTVDSKPPIAPTVEPTNGSSITGTAEGGALVLVKDSSGSVIGSATALADGKYSVLPATPPEDGSDLRVSATDRAGNTGPEAKIRVDSKAPTAPTVHLTNGSSITGAAEAGTTVMVKDGSNNIIGSTTATADGLYSMSPATVPADGTELRVTAIDRAGNVSPETRGRVDGHLLDTPTVKPTNGSSITGTAGAGALVTIKDNAGAVIGSATVAPDGTYSVTPVISPAHDTELSVVASDPAGKTSPEARVKVDSKPPVAPTIVPTNGSSITGIAEGGTLVAIKDGLGKLIGSTTAAADGSYTVTPSTVMADGTVLHAVATDQAGNVGLEATATVDSKPPAAPTINPTNGRSIAGTAEADALVVIKDGSGKVVGSTTVASDGTYGMTPATALADGMVLHAVATDRAGNAGSEATAIVDSQKPFAPTVNPTNGNSFTGTAEVGSLITIKDGAGTIIGSATTAADGWYNVTPVTPPADGVELSVVATDRAGNASPEIRTTVDSKAPVAPTANPTNGSLITGTAEVGTRVTIKDGTGAVIGSETVADDGKYSITPATRPADGTELRVVATDRAGNASLEARVTVDSKSPNEPTVHPTNGKLITGTAEAGALVTIKDGPGNVIGSATAANDGAYSIAPAATLADGFELRVVATDRAGNASLEIKAIVDGNAPFAPSVDPTDGSLITGTAEANVLVTIKDGTGAVIGSATAGTDGAYGITPTTKPADGAQLRVVASDPAGNASLETRVTVDGMAPAAPTADPTNGSLITGTAEVGTRVTIKDGTGAVIGSATVADDGKYSITPATRPADGTELRVVATDRAGNASLEVRVKVDSKSPNEPTVNPTNGKLITGTAEAGTQVVIKDAAGNIVGSATVKPDGSYSVVPATTPADGTELRVVVTDPAGNVSLEARTIVDGKVLDMPKVDPTNGRAITGTTEAGALVTIKDSTGAVIGSATAAADGTYSIKPVTTPADGTQLSVVATDAAGNASPEARITVDGTPPSAPTVNPTNGHSITGTAEFGALVTIRDGANAVIGSATAAADGSYSVTPAIRPANGAELRIVATDRAGNASLEARVTVDSDPPSAPKVNPTNGNSIAGTAEAHSVVTIKNGAGEVVGSATAAADGSYSITLVTAPTNGTELYVVATDRVGNPSTETRITVDGTPPSAPTVNPTNGSSITGTAEFGALVTVKDGAGAVIGSATAATDGTYSITPTTPPANGTELLVVATDSAGNASTEAKFKVDDKSPVAPTVNPTNGSAITGFAEDGALVTIKDGAGATIGSATAALDGTYSITPATAPADGAELRVVATDRAGNASPEVKVTVDSKPPAAPVVNPTNGSVINGTAEVGALVTIKDGSGATIGSAITAADGTYRVVPATAPADGAQLRVIATDHAGNTSLEAAATVDSNPPPTPTVNLTRGHSITGTAEAGTLVTIKDGLGNAVGSATVGVDGAYTITPAATLTDGTVLHVVAVDRAGNTSLEARTTVDGTPPPAPMLDPSNGRSITGTAEAGALVTINDGAGNVIGSATAAGDGKYSITPAATLADGTVLHAVATDRSGNIGSEATATVDGKEPLAPTVNPTNGSPITGTAELDSIVTIKDGSGAVIGSASVAADGSYRVMPTTPPADGAELSIVATDRAGNASVEVKAIVDGKAPVAPTVNPTNGSAITGSAEDGALVTIKDDAGNVIGSATAAADGKYSITPATAPADGTVLHAVATDRVGNASSAATVTVDRKPPVIGIAIVNDANNDGFINASEKGAKVTVKVTLVSGAAEGDVISLSNGAGTSSITLTATDVANGFVDASFDNPAEGETFSVSATSRDLPGNVSAPAATDSAVLDTTLAAPGIGVASITSDNVVNMVEAAATVVVSGTTTGTQSGDVVTLLVNGVTYSGTVDASGNWRIDVAGSDLAADADRTVAANVVNHDTAGNASSATSNHGYGVSSTAPLVTIDKPVAGDDLVNAREDDAVVVKGATANVENGQTVTVTFSDGTNSVTATATVSGNSWTADPADISGLANGTITITAVVQDLARNPATSTHAVTLDNVVPVQTAEITSYTDDVGGSQGSFGGGTRTDDPNPVLNGKLSAAIGTNEAVRVYEGAKLLGTATVNGTDWTYDLGFLADGSSHTYRAVVAGAGGTEGPMSTDFILTADYALTVNSQNTVDTTPLVTGTMPFKLTDGQYIEVTIDGKTYSSANGVVHIDARHAIWYVQVPAAMASGTYDVKAVVKSASGAQVTTDDTTGELIVSPEPKVTVGATATSPHEKGTAYTVGENGMWRIHSNQKMMDADGTNNATLGSFRLTALKSNSNENGSSSDEYNPTYMGHNYVQNATFMDFNRDGHMDLFTEDSTPRDGQQAFIFNGSSYTALQVGGQDYNYKDKTTAPEVANSNVDSSFSGVVAFDKTGTGFVSVAYGNQARENSSVVTGNSDSQIVLNRDGNIRHMVKDASYTNAVKPDSRTEQSNVGNAPFDTELSGVDLNNDGTIDLVYHATAYTTKIGGPSADPTSASTKKSKEPHRLVVASNKGDGTWENTQIIESVFQNIANKYAFYGNGISMTWADFNGDGYMDLFMGRGYGNTPDAEHRSRILFNDGHGKLEMSDPDDDKIGGMPSSMYTFGKTDGSRALQGGPSLAVDWNGDGKMDAIELPGFGDLDGVTQEGNTGPINLYTNKSSGKTINFERANLLGGSNTIGLWTRSPETNDAVTGAIAADTDWDGDRDLLAFTQKGNTRFITNTTTVADGTSLHFRILDAEGINALYGNTVQLFDSSGKLVSTQIINPQSGNQTNDSSAIVDFYGLDPRETYTLAILRIANGQAADVGGLAKLGGNAIEQVNAAWTGLKAGEANHAFVLTTESGTNVANANIANGIVGTGYNDTFFATQGNDKYEGGGGTVMVSGVKAWSNTGGLDIVDYKLAGDTPLTIDLSKTGAQNTGFGTATFRNIEGLAGGHSADIFVDNAADNQFEGRGGNDNLILTGGGRDTLLYKLLAASDATGGNGSDDVYAFEVGAFAAWPNADRIDVRELLVGFTPANEASYLKVSVVNGRDTVISVDRDGADGGFDFAPLLTLRGVQTDLATLLANQQLVMV is encoded by the coding sequence ATGATTTTGTTGCACGTTGTAGTCAAGCGCAGTGGAGAGGGCACTCGAGTCTCTGCAAATGAGGTATCGCTGAAAGAAGCCTCGATCGTTCGGGTCGACTTGCCGAAACAACAGGTCAAGGGCATGCGCCGTGTCGGCACCGACCTGGTCATCACTGCCGTTTCCGGCGAGATCGTCACTGTCCGCGGCTTCTTCTCGCCATTCGATGGGAACAAGAGCGATCTGGTGCTGGATGAGGGGCAAGGCGGTTCGTGGTTCGCCGGGCTCAGCCAGGAGCATGGCGAATTGGCCGTCAGCTACTCGGAAATCGATTCCATCGAACCTCTGATGATGCCCAAGGCATCCGATTTCGGTGTGTGGCCCTGGCTGCTTGGCGGCGGCCTGCTTGCTGGTGCGGGCGGTGGTGGCGGCGGGGGAGGGGGCGGGGGCGGAGGATCGCCGCTGCCATTTCTTGCACCACCACAGGCCTCGCCGACGCCTATCGACCGGACGCAGCCGGCCAAGCCCTCCATCAATCCGACCAACGGTGGATTGATCTCCGGTATGGCGGAGCCCGGTACCTTGGTCACCGTTATCAGCGGCACCGGCACACCGATCGGCAGCGCGACCGCTGCACCCAGCGGCACCTACGCCATCCGCCCGACCACGCCAGTGCCAGACAGTACGGTGCTTCGTGTCGTTTCGACGAATCCAGCCGGCGGCACCAGTTCCGAGGCCGTGACCACCGTGGACAACAAGGCGCCCCTGGCGCCGAGCGTCGACCCGACCAATGGCAGCCCGATCGCCGGCACGGCGGAAGCCGGTGCACTTATCACGATCAGGGACGGCGCGGGCAATGTCATCGGCAGTGCCACCGCCGCAACCAACGGCACTTACAGCGTCACGCCGGTGAGCATTCCTGCGGATGGCACGGTGCTCCGTGTTGTCGCCACCGATGCGGCGGGCAATGTCAGCCAGGCCGCGACGACCACGGTCGACAGCAAGCCGCCTGTCGCGCCGATCGTCAATCCGACCAGTGGCAGTGCGATCTCGGGTATGGCGGAGGCCGGCGCGCTGGTCACGATCAAGGACAGCAATGGCAACATCATCGGCAGCACCACTGCTGCGAGCAATGGCTCCTATGGTGTCGTCCTGGCGACCGTTCCCGCCGACGGCCGCGAGTTGCGTGTCGTTGCCATCGACCGTGCCGGCAACGCCAGCCCCGAAACCAGAATCACGGTCGACAGCAAGCCGCCTCTTGCGCCGACGGTCGATCCGACCAACGGCAGTTCGATCACCGGCACGGCGGAAGCCGATGCGGTCGTCACGATCAAGGATGGCGCGGGCAACGTCATCGGCAGTGCCACCGCCGGGAGCAATGGCGCGTACCGCATCACTCCCGCTACCAAGCTCGTGGACGGCGCCGATCTGCGCATCGCCGCCACCGACCGCGCCGGCAATGCCAGCCCGGAGGGCAGGGTAACGGTCGACAGCAAACCGCCCATCGCACCAACGGTCGAGCCGACCAACGGCAGTTCGATCACGGGCACGGCGGAAGGCGGTGCCCTGGTCCTGGTGAAAGACAGTTCAGGCAGCGTCATCGGCAGCGCCACCGCCTTGGCGGACGGCAAGTACAGCGTCCTTCCGGCAACCCCGCCGGAAGACGGCTCCGATCTGCGCGTTTCTGCCACCGACCGTGCCGGCAACACCGGCCCGGAGGCCAAGATAAGGGTCGACAGCAAGGCGCCGACTGCACCAACGGTCCATCTGACCAACGGCAGTTCGATCACGGGGGCGGCCGAAGCCGGCACCACGGTCATGGTCAAGGACGGTTCGAACAACATCATCGGCAGCACGACCGCCACGGCCGATGGCTTGTACAGCATGAGCCCTGCCACCGTTCCGGCGGACGGCACCGAACTGCGTGTCACGGCCATCGACCGTGCCGGCAACGTCAGTCCTGAAACCAGGGGCAGGGTGGATGGGCACTTGCTCGATACGCCCACCGTCAAACCGACCAACGGCAGTTCGATCACCGGCACGGCCGGAGCGGGGGCCCTGGTCACGATCAAGGACAACGCAGGAGCCGTCATCGGCAGCGCGACCGTCGCGCCCGACGGCACGTACAGCGTCACGCCGGTGATCAGCCCGGCGCATGACACCGAACTGAGCGTCGTCGCCTCCGACCCCGCGGGCAAGACCAGCCCCGAAGCCCGAGTCAAGGTCGACAGCAAACCGCCTGTCGCACCCACGATCGTCCCGACCAACGGCAGTTCGATCACAGGCATCGCAGAGGGCGGCACCCTGGTCGCCATCAAGGATGGGCTGGGCAAGCTCATCGGCAGTACGACCGCCGCGGCGGACGGTTCCTACACCGTCACCCCGTCGACCGTTATGGCCGACGGAACGGTGCTGCATGCGGTCGCGACCGACCAGGCCGGCAACGTCGGCCTCGAGGCCACGGCAACAGTCGACAGCAAGCCACCCGCGGCGCCGACGATCAACCCGACCAACGGTCGCTCGATCGCGGGCACTGCGGAAGCCGACGCACTGGTCGTGATCAAAGACGGCTCGGGCAAGGTGGTCGGCAGCACGACGGTCGCATCCGACGGCACATACGGCATGACTCCTGCGACTGCTCTGGCAGACGGCATGGTGCTGCATGCCGTTGCGACCGATCGGGCTGGCAACGCCGGCTCTGAAGCGACTGCAATCGTAGACAGCCAAAAGCCCTTCGCGCCCACCGTCAACCCGACCAACGGAAATTCGTTCACGGGTACCGCCGAGGTCGGCTCGCTCATCACGATCAAGGATGGTGCGGGCACGATCATCGGCAGCGCGACCACTGCAGCCGATGGCTGGTACAACGTCACCCCGGTGACTCCGCCCGCGGATGGCGTCGAGTTGAGCGTCGTCGCCACCGATCGCGCCGGCAATGCCAGCCCCGAAATCAGGACCACCGTCGACAGCAAGGCGCCCGTCGCACCAACAGCCAACCCGACCAACGGAAGCTTGATCACCGGGACGGCTGAAGTAGGCACCCGGGTCACGATCAAAGATGGCACGGGCGCCGTCATCGGGAGCGAGACCGTTGCAGACGATGGCAAGTACAGCATCACGCCGGCGACAAGGCCGGCGGATGGCACAGAGCTGCGCGTGGTCGCCACCGACCGTGCCGGCAACGCCAGCCTCGAAGCCAGGGTGACGGTCGACAGCAAGTCGCCGAACGAGCCGACGGTCCATCCGACGAACGGAAAGCTGATCACCGGTACAGCCGAAGCCGGCGCCTTGGTCACGATCAAGGACGGCCCGGGCAATGTCATCGGCAGCGCGACCGCCGCGAACGACGGCGCGTACAGCATCGCTCCCGCCGCCACGCTGGCAGATGGCTTCGAACTGCGCGTGGTTGCAACCGACCGTGCGGGCAACGCCAGCCTTGAAATCAAGGCCATCGTCGATGGCAATGCGCCCTTTGCACCGTCGGTCGATCCGACCGACGGCAGTCTGATCACAGGCACGGCCGAAGCCAACGTGCTCGTCACGATCAAGGACGGCACCGGCGCTGTCATCGGCAGTGCTACCGCTGGAACCGATGGAGCCTACGGCATCACGCCAACTACCAAGCCGGCAGATGGAGCGCAGCTGCGCGTCGTTGCCTCCGACCCTGCTGGCAATGCAAGCCTCGAGACCAGGGTCACGGTCGACGGCATGGCGCCCGCCGCACCAACCGCCGACCCGACCAACGGAAGCTTGATCACCGGGACGGCTGAAGTGGGCACCCGGGTCACGATCAAAGATGGCACGGGCGCCGTCATCGGCAGCGCGACCGTGGCAGACGATGGCAAGTACAGCATCACGCCGGCGACAAGGCCGGCGGACGGCACCGAACTGCGCGTGGTCGCCACCGACCGCGCCGGCAACGCCAGCCTCGAAGTCAGGGTGAAGGTCGACAGCAAGTCGCCGAACGAGCCGACGGTCAATCCGACGAACGGCAAGCTGATCACAGGTACGGCGGAAGCCGGCACCCAGGTCGTGATCAAGGATGCCGCGGGCAACATTGTCGGCAGCGCCACGGTCAAGCCCGACGGCTCCTACAGCGTTGTCCCCGCCACGACGCCCGCGGACGGCACCGAGCTGCGTGTCGTCGTCACCGACCCCGCGGGCAATGTCAGCCTCGAGGCGAGGACCATCGTGGACGGCAAGGTCCTCGACATGCCCAAGGTCGACCCCACGAACGGTCGTGCGATCACGGGGACGACCGAAGCCGGCGCCCTTGTCACGATCAAGGACAGCACCGGCGCCGTCATCGGCAGCGCCACCGCTGCAGCCGATGGCACCTACAGCATCAAGCCAGTCACCACGCCGGCAGACGGCACGCAGCTGAGCGTCGTCGCAACCGACGCAGCCGGCAATGCCAGTCCCGAGGCCAGGATCACGGTCGACGGCACCCCGCCTTCCGCGCCGACGGTCAACCCGACCAATGGCCATTCGATCACAGGCACGGCTGAGTTCGGCGCTCTGGTCACCATCAGGGATGGCGCAAATGCCGTCATCGGCAGCGCCACTGCTGCGGCCGATGGCTCGTACAGCGTGACGCCGGCGATCAGGCCTGCAAACGGCGCCGAACTGCGCATCGTGGCGACCGACCGCGCGGGCAATGCCAGCCTCGAGGCGAGAGTCACGGTCGACAGCGACCCGCCCTCGGCACCAAAGGTCAACCCGACCAACGGCAATTCGATCGCAGGCACTGCCGAGGCCCACTCGGTCGTGACGATCAAGAACGGCGCCGGCGAAGTCGTCGGCAGCGCCACCGCGGCAGCCGATGGTTCGTACAGCATCACCCTGGTGACGGCTCCGACGAACGGCACCGAGCTGTATGTCGTTGCCACCGACCGTGTGGGTAACCCCAGCACCGAGACCCGGATCACGGTCGACGGCACCCCGCCTTCCGCGCCGACCGTCAACCCGACGAATGGCTCCTCGATCACAGGCACGGCTGAGTTCGGCGCGCTGGTCACGGTCAAGGACGGCGCGGGTGCTGTCATCGGCAGCGCCACGGCGGCGACCGATGGCACGTACAGCATCACGCCGACGACCCCGCCGGCCAACGGCACCGAACTGCTGGTTGTCGCTACCGACAGTGCCGGTAACGCCAGCACTGAAGCCAAGTTCAAGGTGGACGACAAGTCGCCCGTTGCACCGACGGTCAACCCGACGAACGGCAGCGCAATCACGGGCTTCGCCGAAGACGGCGCTCTGGTCACGATCAAGGACGGCGCAGGCGCCACTATCGGCAGCGCTACTGCTGCGCTGGATGGCACGTACAGCATCACCCCGGCGACCGCGCCGGCGGACGGCGCCGAACTGCGCGTGGTTGCAACCGACCGCGCCGGCAATGCCAGCCCCGAGGTCAAGGTCACGGTCGACAGCAAGCCGCCGGCGGCACCAGTGGTCAACCCGACCAACGGCAGCGTGATCAACGGTACGGCGGAAGTCGGTGCCCTGGTCACGATCAAGGACGGTTCCGGTGCCACCATCGGCAGCGCGATTACCGCAGCCGATGGCACTTACCGTGTCGTACCCGCGACTGCGCCCGCAGACGGCGCCCAGCTTCGCGTCATTGCCACCGACCACGCCGGCAACACCAGCCTGGAAGCCGCGGCAACCGTGGACAGCAATCCGCCCCCTACACCCACGGTCAATCTGACCAGGGGCCACTCGATCACGGGCACGGCCGAAGCCGGCACCTTGGTCACGATCAAAGACGGCCTGGGCAACGCCGTCGGCAGTGCGACCGTCGGGGTCGACGGGGCGTACACCATCACCCCGGCAGCCACGCTGACGGACGGCACGGTACTGCATGTCGTCGCCGTCGATCGCGCCGGCAACACCAGCCTCGAAGCCCGCACCACGGTCGATGGCACGCCGCCTCCTGCGCCGATGCTCGATCCGAGCAACGGCCGCTCGATCACGGGCACGGCCGAAGCCGGTGCGCTTGTCACGATCAACGATGGCGCAGGCAACGTGATTGGCAGTGCGACCGCCGCGGGCGATGGCAAGTACAGCATCACCCCCGCGGCCACGCTGGCGGACGGCACTGTGCTGCACGCCGTCGCGACCGATCGCTCCGGCAACATCGGCTCCGAAGCGACTGCAACCGTAGACGGCAAGGAGCCCCTCGCACCCACGGTCAACCCGACCAACGGCAGTCCGATCACGGGCACAGCGGAACTGGATTCCATCGTCACGATCAAGGATGGTTCAGGCGCGGTCATCGGCAGCGCGAGCGTCGCGGCCGATGGCTCGTACCGTGTCATGCCGACGACCCCGCCCGCGGACGGCGCCGAGCTGAGCATCGTCGCGACCGACCGTGCCGGCAATGCCAGTGTTGAAGTCAAAGCCATCGTCGACGGCAAGGCGCCCGTTGCACCGACGGTCAACCCGACGAACGGCAGCGCGATCACGGGCTCCGCCGAAGACGGCGCTCTGGTCACGATCAAGGACGACGCAGGCAATGTGATCGGCAGCGCCACCGCCGCAGCCGACGGCAAGTACAGCATCACTCCGGCCACAGCTCCGGCAGACGGCACGGTGCTGCACGCAGTCGCCACCGACCGTGTCGGCAATGCCAGTTCGGCCGCAACGGTCACCGTCGACCGCAAGCCGCCCGTCATCGGCATCGCCATCGTCAACGACGCCAACAACGACGGCTTCATCAACGCGAGCGAGAAGGGCGCCAAGGTGACCGTGAAGGTCACGCTCGTATCCGGTGCCGCCGAGGGCGATGTCATCAGCCTCAGCAATGGCGCCGGCACCTCCAGCATCACGCTGACCGCGACGGATGTCGCCAACGGCTTCGTCGATGCCTCGTTCGACAACCCTGCCGAAGGCGAAACCTTCAGCGTCAGCGCAACCAGCCGCGACCTCCCCGGCAATGTCTCGGCACCGGCCGCGACCGACAGCGCGGTGCTCGACACCACGCTGGCCGCACCAGGCATCGGCGTTGCAAGCATCACGTCGGACAACGTCGTCAACATGGTCGAAGCCGCAGCGACTGTGGTCGTCTCCGGCACCACCACCGGCACGCAGTCGGGCGATGTCGTCACGCTCCTGGTCAACGGCGTCACCTACAGCGGCACCGTCGACGCAAGCGGCAACTGGCGCATCGACGTGGCGGGCAGCGACCTGGCGGCCGACGCCGACCGCACCGTCGCGGCCAACGTCGTCAACCACGACACGGCCGGGAACGCCTCTAGCGCCACCAGCAATCATGGATACGGCGTGAGCAGCACGGCACCGCTCGTCACCATCGACAAGCCGGTGGCGGGCGATGACCTGGTCAATGCCAGGGAAGACGACGCAGTGGTCGTCAAGGGGGCAACCGCGAATGTCGAGAACGGGCAGACCGTCACCGTCACCTTCAGCGACGGTACGAACAGCGTGACTGCAACGGCGACTGTTTCCGGCAACAGCTGGACCGCCGACCCGGCCGACATCAGCGGCCTGGCCAACGGCACCATCACCATCACGGCCGTCGTGCAAGACCTCGCACGGAATCCGGCGACCAGTACCCATGCGGTCACGCTCGACAACGTCGTGCCGGTGCAGACGGCGGAGATAACGAGCTACACCGACGACGTCGGCGGCAGCCAGGGCAGTTTCGGCGGCGGCACCCGGACGGATGACCCCAACCCGGTGCTCAATGGCAAGCTGAGCGCCGCCATCGGAACCAACGAAGCGGTGCGCGTCTACGAAGGCGCGAAGCTGCTGGGAACGGCGACGGTCAATGGCACCGACTGGACTTACGACCTGGGCTTTCTCGCGGATGGCTCGAGCCATACCTATCGGGCTGTGGTGGCCGGCGCGGGCGGTACCGAAGGCCCCATGTCGACCGACTTCATCCTGACTGCCGACTACGCCCTCACGGTCAACAGCCAGAACACCGTCGACACCACGCCGCTCGTGACCGGCACGATGCCTTTCAAGCTGACCGATGGCCAGTACATCGAAGTCACCATCGACGGCAAGACCTACAGCTCGGCCAACGGCGTGGTGCACATCGATGCGCGGCACGCGATCTGGTACGTGCAGGTGCCGGCGGCAATGGCGAGTGGCACCTACGACGTCAAGGCCGTGGTCAAGAGCGCTTCCGGCGCGCAGGTCACGACCGACGACACGACGGGCGAGTTGATCGTTTCCCCTGAACCGAAAGTGACTGTCGGAGCCACGGCCACCAGCCCGCACGAGAAGGGCACCGCCTACACGGTCGGCGAGAACGGCATGTGGCGCATCCACAGCAACCAGAAGATGATGGATGCCGATGGCACCAACAACGCCACGCTTGGCAGCTTCAGGCTGACCGCGTTGAAGAGCAACTCCAACGAAAACGGTTCCTCTAGTGACGAATACAACCCGACATATATGGGGCATAACTATGTCCAGAACGCCACGTTCATGGATTTCAACCGTGACGGGCACATGGACCTGTTCACGGAAGACAGCACTCCCAGGGACGGCCAGCAGGCATTCATCTTCAATGGCAGCAGCTATACCGCACTGCAGGTTGGCGGGCAGGACTACAACTACAAAGACAAAACTACTGCCCCTGAAGTCGCCAATTCGAACGTAGACAGCTCGTTCAGCGGCGTGGTGGCCTTCGACAAGACAGGCACCGGCTTCGTCAGCGTGGCCTATGGCAACCAGGCGCGTGAAAACAGCAGTGTCGTCACAGGAAACAGCGACTCGCAGATCGTGCTGAACAGGGACGGCAACATCCGCCACATGGTCAAGGACGCCAGTTACACGAATGCCGTGAAACCGGATTCCAGAACCGAGCAATCGAACGTCGGCAACGCCCCTTTCGACACGGAACTGTCGGGCGTCGACTTGAACAACGACGGCACGATCGATCTCGTTTATCACGCGACGGCGTACACCACGAAGATCGGCGGCCCTTCCGCAGATCCAACTTCGGCATCCACGAAAAAATCCAAAGAGCCGCACCGTCTCGTCGTTGCAAGCAACAAGGGCGACGGAACCTGGGAGAACACGCAGATCATCGAGAGCGTGTTCCAGAACATCGCCAACAAGTATGCTTTTTATGGCAATGGCATTTCCATGACATGGGCCGACTTCAATGGTGACGGCTACATGGATCTGTTCATGGGGCGCGGCTACGGGAACACGCCCGATGCGGAACATCGGAGCCGGATCCTCTTCAACGACGGCCACGGCAAGCTGGAGATGAGCGACCCGGACGACGACAAGATCGGCGGCATGCCATCGAGCATGTATACGTTTGGCAAGACCGATGGTTCTCGCGCGCTTCAGGGCGGCCCTTCGCTCGCAGTCGACTGGAACGGCGACGGCAAGATGGATGCCATCGAACTACCGGGCTTTGGCGACCTCGACGGAGTCACGCAGGAGGGCAACACGGGCCCGATCAATCTCTATACGAACAAGAGTTCGGGAAAGACGATCAATTTCGAAAGAGCTAATCTGCTCGGCGGGTCGAACACGATCGGCCTCTGGACTCGTTCTCCGGAGACCAACGATGCCGTGACCGGTGCCATCGCCGCCGACACCGACTGGGACGGCGACCGCGACCTGCTGGCGTTCACCCAGAAAGGCAACACCCGCTTCATCACCAATACCACCACGGTGGCAGACGGCACGTCGCTGCACTTCCGCATCCTCGATGCGGAAGGCATCAACGCGCTGTATGGCAACACCGTGCAACTGTTCGACTCGTCGGGCAAGCTGGTGTCCACCCAGATCATCAATCCGCAGTCCGGCAACCAGACCAACGACAGTTCCGCGATCGTCGACTTCTACGGGCTCGATCCGAGAGAGACTTACACGCTGGCAATCCTGCGCATTGCCAACGGACAGGCAGCCGATGTGGGTGGTCTGGCCAAGCTCGGCGGCAACGCCATCGAACAGGTCAATGCCGCATGGACCGGCCTGAAGGCCGGCGAGGCGAACCACGCCTTTGTGCTGACCACCGAATCCGGGACCAACGTCGCCAATGCCAACATCGCCAACGGCATCGTCGGCACCGGCTACAACGACACCTTCTTCGCCACCCAAGGCAATGACAAGTACGAAGGTGGCGGCGGCACAGTGATGGTGTCCGGCGTCAAGGCCTGGAGCAATACCGGCGGCCTGGACATCGTCGACTACAAGCTCGCAGGCGACACGCCGCTCACTATCGACTTGAGCAAAACCGGTGCGCAGAACACCGGTTTCGGCACGGCGACCTTCAGGAACATCGAGGGCCTGGCAGGTGGCCACAGCGCCGACATCTTTGTCGACAACGCGGCGGACAACCAGTTCGAAGGGCGTGGCGGCAACGACAACTTGATCCTCACAGGCGGGGGAAGGGACACGCTGCTCTACAAGCTGCTGGCAGCCAGTGACGCCACCGGCGGCAACGGTTCGGACGACGTCTACGCGTTCGAGGTCGGCGCATTCGCGGCCTGGCCCAACGCGGACCGTATCGACGTGCGCGAACTGCTGGTCGGCTTCACGCCGGCCAACGAAGCCAGCTACCTGAAGGTCTCGGTGGTCAACGGGCGCGACACGGTGATCTCCGTCGATCGCGATGGTGCTGACGGCGGCTTCGACTTCGCCCCGTTGCTGACCTTGCGCGGCGTGCAGACGGACCTGGCCACATTGCTCGCCAACCAGCAACTGGTGATGGTCTGA